From a region of the Cucurbita pepo subsp. pepo cultivar mu-cu-16 unplaced genomic scaffold, ASM280686v2 Cp4.1_scaffold000193, whole genome shotgun sequence genome:
- the LOC111784392 gene encoding flowering time control protein FPA-like isoform X1, whose product MPLPPKLSRPLLHRDSDVAEMSSNSLWVGNLSMDVTDADLMNLFAQFGALDSVTSYSSRSFAFIYFKHMEDAQAAKDALQGFFLRGSSIKIEFARPAKPCRNLWVGGISPAVSREQLEEEFSKFGKIDEFKFLRDRNTAFIEYVRLEDASQALRIMNGKRIGGDQIRVDFLRSQPMRRDQWPDTRDGHGQLQGRNVGMGDFQSGYKRPLHAQSSELRRDGPPSKVLWIGYPPSVQIDEQMLHNAMILFGEIDRITSFHSRHFAFVEFRSVDEARRAKEGLQGRLFNDPRITIMFSNSDPAPVKENLGFYPGGKETRPDMFFNEHQIRPPQMDLLGHPHPMVQNKFPGPLPSSGILGQNTAVRPPPFGPPQGISGPPEFNDLMTSHSFQDANSKNMIGPNWRRQSPPTPGILSSPATGIRPPPPVRSTPSTWDALDVNQFHRDSKRSRIDGPTSLDDAAFPPRKMDNRSMGFDQQYGVRPISDGGSSLPYANAPAKTPAIPIVARAPVSGRGQSHAENDFVWRGIIAKGGTPVCHARCVPIGEGIGSELPDVVNCSARTGLDQLTKHYAEATGFDIVFFLPDSEDDFASYTEFLRYLGAKDRAGVAKFDDGTTMFLVPPSEFLRKVLKVSGPERLYGLVLKFPQVSISEPTHQQSYLPMPTSDYGERQQVLSSQTEYGSVPSKQEQLPMDYNRVLHDEIKEPPKTLLPASEPSAVQPLPQEYVANNNTAAISQAGLTLTPELIATLVSLLPGKSQSSSLESAKQPAASPQPPVPPVVSNKGATSEGWMVGHQSSDQTGQPFQQMGNHYNPQSHSLSQFQPYPPLPQTPNQLAPQATGTTQIQEAAVSLPQQQQQQQQQQQQLPIPYRPLSTYSAPPENAQASGLPLVNPQYHHDNSQISQRGYGSVNGVDTSGYGAPVMQQSANTVTLSNQGQGSTTQSQPITQLASDRVNSEPPYQMQHLQSANLGTGTGSSDAEAGKDQRYRSTLQFAANLLLQIQQQQQQKQAGWGSGNQ is encoded by the exons gcCAAACCTTGTAGGAACTTGTGGGTGGGTGGTATTAGCCCAGCTGTTTCAAGGGAACAACTTGAAGAGgaattttccaaatttggtAAAATTGATGAATTTAAGTTTTTGCGAGATCGGAATACAGCATTTATTGAGTATGTTCGATTGGAAGATGCATCACAAGCTTTGAGAATTATGAATGGAAAACGCATTGGTGGAGACCAGATTCGAGTTGATTTTCTTCGGTCACAGCCAATGAGAAGA GATCAGTGGCCTGACACCAGAGATGGGCATGGACAGCTTCAGGGTAGAAATGTGGGGATGGGTGATTTCCAATCTGGTTATAAAAGACCACTG CATGCTCAATCTTCGGAGTTGCGTAGAGATGGACCTCCCAGTAAGGTTTTGTGGATTGGTTATCCTCCATCTGTTCAAATTGATGAGCAAATGCTCCACAATGCGATGATTTTATTTGGTGAGATAGACAGAATTACAAGTTTCCATTCTAGGCATTTTGCATTTGTAGAATTTAGAAGTGTTGATGAAGCACGGCGTGCAAAGGAGGGTCTACAAGGACGGCTTTTTAATGATCCTCGGATTACTATTATGTTTTCAAACAGTGATCCGGCACCTGTGAAAGAGAACCTTGGCTTTTATCCTGGTGGTAAAGAGACTAGGCCTGATATGTTTTTCAATGAGCATCAAATCCGTCCTCCACAAATGGACCTGTTGGGACATCCTCACCCAATGGTGCAAAATAAGTTTCCTGGACCACTGCCATCTAGTGGCATTCTTGGACAAAATACGGCAGTAAGACCACCGCCCTTCGGTCCTCCACAGGGTATCTCAGGCCCCCCAGAATTTAATGACTTGATGACATCTCATAGTTTTCAGgatgcaaattcaaaaaatatgaTTGGTCCAAATTGGAGAAGGCAATCTCCTCCGACACCAGGGATACTTTCTTCTCCAGCTACTGGTATTCGTCCACCTCCACCGGTCAGGTCCACTCCAAGTACGTGGGATGCTTTGGATGTAAATCAATTCCATAGGGATTCTAAACGTTCAAGGATAGATGGTCCAACATCCTTAGATGATGCTGCTTTTCCTCCAAGAAAAATGGATAACCGGAGCATGGGTTTTGATCAGCAATATGGGGTTCGTCCAATAAGTGATGGAGGTTCTTCTCTTCCATATGCCAATGCTCCAGCAAAGACTCCTGCTATACCTATAGTTGCAAGGGCTCCAGTTAGTGGTCGTGGCCAGAGCCATgctgaaaatgattttgtatgGCGTGGAATAATTGCCAAGGGAGGAACGCCTGTTTGTCATGCTCGTTGTGTTCCAATAGGCGAAGGAATAGGAAGTGAGCT TCCTGATGTAGTCAATTGTTCAGCAAGAACTGGGCTGGATCAGCTCACTAAACATTATGCTGAGGCCACTGGATTCGACATCGTCTTTTTCTTGCCAGATAGCGAGGATGATTTTGCATCCTATACCGAATTCCTGCGTTATCTAGGTGCAAAAGATCGTGCAGGTGTTGCTAAGTTTGATGATGGAACTACAATGTTTTTGGTTCCTCCTTCAGAGTTTTTGAGAAAAGTCTTGAAAGTTTCTGGTCCAGAACGGCTTTATGGTCTTGTTCTCAAATTTCCTCAGGTGTCTATTAGTGAACCTACTCACCAACAATCATATCTACCCATGCCTACATCTGACTATGGTGAGAGACAGCAGGTTTTGTCTTCACAAACTGAATATGGGTCAGTGCCTTCAAAGCAGGAGCAACTTCCGATGGATTATAATAGGGTTTTGCATGATGAAATTAAGGAGCCCCCAAAAACACTTCTGCCCGCAAGTGAGCCATCAGCAGTTCAGCCATTGCCTCAAGAATATGTTGCTAACAATAATACGGCTGCAATCTCACAAGCTGGGTTAACATTAACACCCGAGCTTATTGCTACCTTGGTTTCCCTACTGCCTGGTAAGTCACAGTCATCTAGTTTAGAAAGTGCCAAACAACCGGCAGCCTCACCACAACCTCCAGTTCCTCCTGTTGTTTCTAATAAAGGGGCTACATCTGAGGGATGGATGGTAGGTCATCAATCTTCTGATCAAACCGGTCAGCCATTTCAGCAAATGGGAAATCATTATAATCCTCAGAGTCACAGCCTTTCTCAATTTCAACCTTATCCACCTCTCCCTCAGACACCTAACCAGCTTGCACCACAGGCCACGGGAACCACCCAAATCCAAGAAGCTGCTGTCAGTCTGccacagcagcagcagcagcagcagcagcagcagcagcagttaCCTATTCCTTACAGGCCTTTATCTACGTATTCTGCCCCTCCTGAAAATGCACAAGCTTCTGGTCTGCCCTTGGTCAATCCTCAGTATCATCATGATAATTCGCAAATTAGCCAGAGAGGTTATGGGTCGGTCAATGGAGTTGACACATCTGGCTATGGTGCACCAGTTATGCAGCAATCAGCAAATACTGTGACCTTATCTAATCAAGGTCAGGGTTCTACGACACAGTCACAACCTATTACTCAATTAGCATCTGATAGGGTGAATTCCGAGCCTCCTTATCAGATGCAGCATTTGCAATCTGCAAACCTTGGCACTGGCACTGGGAGCAGTGATGCTGAGGCAGGCAAGGACCAGAGATATCGATCTACACTCCAATTTGCTGCCAATTTACTCCTCCAGattcagcagcagcagcagcagaagcAAGCAGGCTGGGGTTCAGGAAATCAATAA
- the LOC111784392 gene encoding flowering time control protein FPA-like isoform X2 produces MSSNSLWVGNLSMDVTDADLMNLFAQFGALDSVTSYSSRSFAFIYFKHMEDAQAAKDALQGFFLRGSSIKIEFARPAKPCRNLWVGGISPAVSREQLEEEFSKFGKIDEFKFLRDRNTAFIEYVRLEDASQALRIMNGKRIGGDQIRVDFLRSQPMRRDQWPDTRDGHGQLQGRNVGMGDFQSGYKRPLHAQSSELRRDGPPSKVLWIGYPPSVQIDEQMLHNAMILFGEIDRITSFHSRHFAFVEFRSVDEARRAKEGLQGRLFNDPRITIMFSNSDPAPVKENLGFYPGGKETRPDMFFNEHQIRPPQMDLLGHPHPMVQNKFPGPLPSSGILGQNTAVRPPPFGPPQGISGPPEFNDLMTSHSFQDANSKNMIGPNWRRQSPPTPGILSSPATGIRPPPPVRSTPSTWDALDVNQFHRDSKRSRIDGPTSLDDAAFPPRKMDNRSMGFDQQYGVRPISDGGSSLPYANAPAKTPAIPIVARAPVSGRGQSHAENDFVWRGIIAKGGTPVCHARCVPIGEGIGSELPDVVNCSARTGLDQLTKHYAEATGFDIVFFLPDSEDDFASYTEFLRYLGAKDRAGVAKFDDGTTMFLVPPSEFLRKVLKVSGPERLYGLVLKFPQVSISEPTHQQSYLPMPTSDYGERQQVLSSQTEYGSVPSKQEQLPMDYNRVLHDEIKEPPKTLLPASEPSAVQPLPQEYVANNNTAAISQAGLTLTPELIATLVSLLPGKSQSSSLESAKQPAASPQPPVPPVVSNKGATSEGWMVGHQSSDQTGQPFQQMGNHYNPQSHSLSQFQPYPPLPQTPNQLAPQATGTTQIQEAAVSLPQQQQQQQQQQQQLPIPYRPLSTYSAPPENAQASGLPLVNPQYHHDNSQISQRGYGSVNGVDTSGYGAPVMQQSANTVTLSNQGQGSTTQSQPITQLASDRVNSEPPYQMQHLQSANLGTGTGSSDAEAGKDQRYRSTLQFAANLLLQIQQQQQQKQAGWGSGNQ; encoded by the exons gcCAAACCTTGTAGGAACTTGTGGGTGGGTGGTATTAGCCCAGCTGTTTCAAGGGAACAACTTGAAGAGgaattttccaaatttggtAAAATTGATGAATTTAAGTTTTTGCGAGATCGGAATACAGCATTTATTGAGTATGTTCGATTGGAAGATGCATCACAAGCTTTGAGAATTATGAATGGAAAACGCATTGGTGGAGACCAGATTCGAGTTGATTTTCTTCGGTCACAGCCAATGAGAAGA GATCAGTGGCCTGACACCAGAGATGGGCATGGACAGCTTCAGGGTAGAAATGTGGGGATGGGTGATTTCCAATCTGGTTATAAAAGACCACTG CATGCTCAATCTTCGGAGTTGCGTAGAGATGGACCTCCCAGTAAGGTTTTGTGGATTGGTTATCCTCCATCTGTTCAAATTGATGAGCAAATGCTCCACAATGCGATGATTTTATTTGGTGAGATAGACAGAATTACAAGTTTCCATTCTAGGCATTTTGCATTTGTAGAATTTAGAAGTGTTGATGAAGCACGGCGTGCAAAGGAGGGTCTACAAGGACGGCTTTTTAATGATCCTCGGATTACTATTATGTTTTCAAACAGTGATCCGGCACCTGTGAAAGAGAACCTTGGCTTTTATCCTGGTGGTAAAGAGACTAGGCCTGATATGTTTTTCAATGAGCATCAAATCCGTCCTCCACAAATGGACCTGTTGGGACATCCTCACCCAATGGTGCAAAATAAGTTTCCTGGACCACTGCCATCTAGTGGCATTCTTGGACAAAATACGGCAGTAAGACCACCGCCCTTCGGTCCTCCACAGGGTATCTCAGGCCCCCCAGAATTTAATGACTTGATGACATCTCATAGTTTTCAGgatgcaaattcaaaaaatatgaTTGGTCCAAATTGGAGAAGGCAATCTCCTCCGACACCAGGGATACTTTCTTCTCCAGCTACTGGTATTCGTCCACCTCCACCGGTCAGGTCCACTCCAAGTACGTGGGATGCTTTGGATGTAAATCAATTCCATAGGGATTCTAAACGTTCAAGGATAGATGGTCCAACATCCTTAGATGATGCTGCTTTTCCTCCAAGAAAAATGGATAACCGGAGCATGGGTTTTGATCAGCAATATGGGGTTCGTCCAATAAGTGATGGAGGTTCTTCTCTTCCATATGCCAATGCTCCAGCAAAGACTCCTGCTATACCTATAGTTGCAAGGGCTCCAGTTAGTGGTCGTGGCCAGAGCCATgctgaaaatgattttgtatgGCGTGGAATAATTGCCAAGGGAGGAACGCCTGTTTGTCATGCTCGTTGTGTTCCAATAGGCGAAGGAATAGGAAGTGAGCT TCCTGATGTAGTCAATTGTTCAGCAAGAACTGGGCTGGATCAGCTCACTAAACATTATGCTGAGGCCACTGGATTCGACATCGTCTTTTTCTTGCCAGATAGCGAGGATGATTTTGCATCCTATACCGAATTCCTGCGTTATCTAGGTGCAAAAGATCGTGCAGGTGTTGCTAAGTTTGATGATGGAACTACAATGTTTTTGGTTCCTCCTTCAGAGTTTTTGAGAAAAGTCTTGAAAGTTTCTGGTCCAGAACGGCTTTATGGTCTTGTTCTCAAATTTCCTCAGGTGTCTATTAGTGAACCTACTCACCAACAATCATATCTACCCATGCCTACATCTGACTATGGTGAGAGACAGCAGGTTTTGTCTTCACAAACTGAATATGGGTCAGTGCCTTCAAAGCAGGAGCAACTTCCGATGGATTATAATAGGGTTTTGCATGATGAAATTAAGGAGCCCCCAAAAACACTTCTGCCCGCAAGTGAGCCATCAGCAGTTCAGCCATTGCCTCAAGAATATGTTGCTAACAATAATACGGCTGCAATCTCACAAGCTGGGTTAACATTAACACCCGAGCTTATTGCTACCTTGGTTTCCCTACTGCCTGGTAAGTCACAGTCATCTAGTTTAGAAAGTGCCAAACAACCGGCAGCCTCACCACAACCTCCAGTTCCTCCTGTTGTTTCTAATAAAGGGGCTACATCTGAGGGATGGATGGTAGGTCATCAATCTTCTGATCAAACCGGTCAGCCATTTCAGCAAATGGGAAATCATTATAATCCTCAGAGTCACAGCCTTTCTCAATTTCAACCTTATCCACCTCTCCCTCAGACACCTAACCAGCTTGCACCACAGGCCACGGGAACCACCCAAATCCAAGAAGCTGCTGTCAGTCTGccacagcagcagcagcagcagcagcagcagcagcagcagttaCCTATTCCTTACAGGCCTTTATCTACGTATTCTGCCCCTCCTGAAAATGCACAAGCTTCTGGTCTGCCCTTGGTCAATCCTCAGTATCATCATGATAATTCGCAAATTAGCCAGAGAGGTTATGGGTCGGTCAATGGAGTTGACACATCTGGCTATGGTGCACCAGTTATGCAGCAATCAGCAAATACTGTGACCTTATCTAATCAAGGTCAGGGTTCTACGACACAGTCACAACCTATTACTCAATTAGCATCTGATAGGGTGAATTCCGAGCCTCCTTATCAGATGCAGCATTTGCAATCTGCAAACCTTGGCACTGGCACTGGGAGCAGTGATGCTGAGGCAGGCAAGGACCAGAGATATCGATCTACACTCCAATTTGCTGCCAATTTACTCCTCCAGattcagcagcagcagcagcagaagcAAGCAGGCTGGGGTTCAGGAAATCAATAA